caccaaatatgtaaaaacGAGCCCTCGACCACAAGATCTCCAGCAATAACTGGAAGGGTCATGAAATATAGCTTTTAGACGGGTGGGAACCAAATACCACCTATAAAGTAGCTTATACGCATTCTCTTTGGTCCTCACACAAATAGAGCTCTTGGCAATGTTATGCACACATTTAAACAATATCCTATACAGCATCATACAGTATAATATGGCTGCGTGAATACAAAAATAGCTACACTATAGCAAGCATATTATTACTTTCACATCCTGTAGGTGAGAGAAATGATTACAGCagtcaaggcaagagattacGAGTGAATAAAAATTttggtggcttccgtggtgaggaAGGGcagtatcttggatatattctggtgaTGGAAGTAGCAGggccgtatcttggatatattctggtgaTGGAAGTAGCAGggccgtatcttggatatattctggtgaTGGAAGTAGCAGggccgtatcttggatatattctggtggaagtagcaggattttgagagggacaaaatgtgaggtttgaaggagagggaggagtctagAATGACCCCAGGGCAACAAACTTGAAGGACAAAAAGGAGGGTAGTATTATTCACAGAAATAGAGAAGGTTGTTGAGCCCTGTAAAGGGGGGAGGAGATTAGTTCAGTTTCAAaatattgaatttaaaaaaaaagatccaaGATCAGATAATCAAGAGATAACGGGAGACATTAGATATAAGGAAAGGGCAGAGGACAGGGgttgaaagataaatttgggtatcatcaccacagaggtggtattgaaggagtggatgaggacgtCAAGGGGCGAGGTGTActgggagaagagcagggggccaagaaggGAACCTTGGGGACAGGAAAGGGAAGAGGAGGGTTGTGGAGTCGTGTACAGACTTAAAAGGAGAAGATTATGAGGCAAGAGGAAAGCCAGGAgaagacagtgttacataggcctatagatctAAGAGTTTGCAAAAGAAGTGAATATCAATGGTATTGAAGGTAGCAGAGAGGTTGAGAAGGATATTGGGGAAGAAGTGTCCTTTAGATTTAGCGAAGCAAATTgcgaattatactcaccgttaatttcctttcctctacatactccatggcagcccttacaatgggttaataccctgatcagctagtgtagacagaaAAGATTTTGCCCCACCTGGGCCCTATACAAGGAagcccctcctcttcctcagtgtcttgtAACTTCCCAAGCAGTCCTATAACATAACTATCAGAACAAaggtgggaaaatatagggctgccatggagtatgtcaaggaaaggaaattaacggtaagtacaattctcaattttcctttccttactccatggcagcccttacaattggtcataccaaagcagtacaatagtCGGGAGGGCAATAAAATCAACACCTTAATACGGTcaaacagaaaaatgtatttacagcGTTTGCTGGAGAATCTCTCAAACTGTCTCTCCTTAGAGACTAAAATGTCAAGAAGATAATGCTTAGAAAAGGTGTGCTTCGACGACCATCCAGCTGTCTTACAGATGTCGGTTGCCTATCCCGGGTTCTATGTGCTCAGAAGGTCGCTACTGCCCTAGTTGAATGCGCCTTCAGTATCCTTGGTACTTCACGCCCTTTccccctgtaggcctgtgcaatcacttctcaGATCCACTTTGCTAATGTGGATTTGGATGGGGCATGTCCTTTGTGAGGACCTTCAGGACgtacaaatagttgctttgtcttcctaagattttttgtcttgataatgtaagtAGATATAACTCTCACATCTAGAGTATGGAGACATGTTTTgtcactattagtgggatgagggtagagagatggcagaatcaattcttgattgatgtggaaggaagaTACAACCTTGGGTAGATAATCCGGATTCGTCTTCATAGATATTCAGGAAGGGATCTTCACACCATAACAAATGTATGTCCCTTATTCAACGAGCCGAAGTGATTCTAACCAGAAAGAGCACCTTCAGAGTGAGGCACCTGAGAAATGTCTTGCAAAGGTTCAAAAAGATAAGCTGTTAAGGCGTCCAatacaatattaaggtcccaaggaGCTAAGAATGGTTTCAGTCTCAGTCGTAACCTCTTCAGTGCCTGAAAAAACTGGAAGACAAGACCTTGAGATGACAGCTCGATATCAAGAAGGATGCTAAGAACAGATACTTGCACCTTTAATGTAGCGggtgctagtcctttaacaaaaccatctttgagaaaCTCGAACACATCCGGCACACTGGCAGACATGGGATCCTTCGTCATGTCCCATGCCCAACAAATAAATCTTTTCCAAAATCTGCAATAGATTATAGAGGAATTTTTTTACCTGgcctgaattagaatgtctattaccTCAGCTGAAacacctttggatttcagtaattgCCGCTCAGTCTCCACATCATCAAACCGAGGGAGTCTGGATTTGGATGTAGAACCGGACCTTGATGTATGAGGTCTGGACTGACCGGCAACtgccatggatgttccagcaacatTCTCCAAGCTACTGTGAACCAAAGCCGCTATGGCCACGCCGGAAGGACTGCCATCACCTCCACCTTCTCTATCTTTATTTTTCTGAGTACCTGGGGGATGactggaaagggaggaaacacgTACCCCAGTTCGAAGTTCCACTGCATTGATAGGGCATCTATCCCTAGGGCCCTGTTGTCTCTGTGATGGGAGTAGAAGAGTACCTTGGCATTGCTTCGTGAGGCCATTAGGTCTATTTCTGGCATTTCAAGCCTGTGTCGTATGAGTTGAAAGACCTCTTCGTGCAACTCCCATCCTCCTGGGTGGACTCAGTGTCTGCTCAAATAGTCCGCCACCACGTTGTCTTTGACTGCCACATGGTGGGCTGAGAGAGATCTCAGGTTCGTCTCTGCCCATGTCATTAGTGTGGCTATTTCAGTCAGCATTGCTCTGCTTTTGGTACAGCCCTGCTTGTTTATACACGCTTCCACAGTCCTGTTGTCTGAGAACAGTCGCAGATGTTTGGTTCGCAGATAAGACTGGAAGTACTGGACTGCCCGCCAGACTGCTCTCATCTCCAAGATGTTCCCCTGGAGAAGTCAGTCTTCGTCTCACCAGGCACCCTGCGTGACCATGCCGTGCTTGTGAGCACTCCAACCTATTGAACTGGCATCTGTGGACACACCAGTCTGGTATCGAGAGAGTCACACCTTGTTTTCTCAGGCCTGTGAGCTGCCACCAGTGTAAGGACTGTCTCGCAGATCTTGAGATGTTGATTTTGGAATCTAGAGACCCAACTGTACGATCCCATTGTGCAAAGAGGTTTGCCTGAAGATCTCCctcatatgccatcttgcccacgGAAAAgttcctattgttgaggaaaacattcctaggaaGCGAAGACATGTTCACGCTGAAACACGAGGTTGAATCTGAATTTGGTGCGCCAAGGACTGGATTTTGTCCAACCTTCCTTGAGAGAGACAGACCTTGCCCGTTCCTGTATTTATTTGTACTCCTAGAAATACAAGCTGTTGTGACGGTGTCATATTTCTGCCTTTGCAGAAACTGGATTACTTGGGATGTAACCTCCAAGGCCGCTTGCTCTGACTTTGCCGAAATTAGGATATCGCCCAGAAACGGCCACAAAACCACTCTCCGAGTGCCGACATGAGAACTATAAGgaccttggtgaatgttcttggagatGTGGAAAGGCCAAACGGAAGGCAAGTAAACTGGAAGTGGTGTCCTTGAATGCAAAATCTCAGTAATTGCTGGTGATCGGATGTGATTgggatatgaaaatatgcatcctttaagtctattgccgtcagaaaatctcctgtttctactGCTTTGAGGATTAGGTTGATAGATTCCATCCAGAAATGTTTTGCTCTCACATAGCAGTTGAGAGCCCGTAGATCTAGTACtgtcctgaaggcacctgatggttTCTGAACGAGGAACAGTCTAGAATAGAACCCCATATTTTCCTGACTTGACGGTACTAGTACGATAGATTTTGATTTCACCAGGCCTCTTAGGCTTTCCTCCAATGCTTGCTGTTCTAAGGAAGACGAGGGGCTTCTTGACTGAATAAATTTGTTTCCTACTGCGTAGGTATGGAATTCTATAGCATATCCCttggtgactatctcctggacccatttgtcttgcgtggtctgaatccaaacttttgcaaagcGTGATATCCTGCCGCCCACTGGAGTTAGTGGAGACTGAATCTGCAGATCGTCATTGGGATCTTTGCTGTCCTTGTTTCCCCCTTTTTGGTCTGAAGGGCCgaaaggactgtcttgccatattATTTTGGCGTCTAGAATATTGTCTCCCTGGCCTCTAGGCACAGGCTTCCTTAAACTGTTGCTTTGGAGAATAACAGAGGAAACGTTTCACCTTTCTGTCTAGTGGTAGATGATTAGCATTGCCACTTGCTAGCCTCTGCATTAGATTATCCAGTTTTTCACCAAACAAGAAATTGCCTTCATATGGAATCGTTGTCAGACGGCTTTTGGATTGATGATCTGCCGTCCATGGACGTAGCCAAAGTGCCCTTCTTGCTACAACTGCCGAGGTCATGCTCCTGGAAGAGAATACAATGTTATCCAACGAGgcttcacacaagaaatcaatgcttttctgcataatCTCTAAGGATTTAAGAAGATATAAATATTGAGGATAAGATAAATAGATTGTATGTAGAGTACTGGCCCACAACCTTAGGGCTTTAGCAACCGAAGCCATGGCTATACCAGATTTCAGAAGTATGCTggagatgtgtaatttcctgaaggaagtctccattctcctatccatGGCATCCTTCAATGGACCCCCATCATCCCACGGGAGAGTGGTCCTTGAGCATAAGCCAGCTATGGCTGAATCCTCCTTAGGCACTGAACACCATTTCAGCATATCCTCATCCTGAAAAGGGTACATGCGATTCAGTCTCCCCATGTTAGGATGACTTTTGTCTAAGGCTTGACATTCCTTAGTAATCAAGTCTTTAATCACCTTATGTGTATGGAACACTCTAGACTTTACTTGGTGCTCTGAAAACAATGCATCCTGAGGTTTGATCGGAACGGTTAGCTCCTCAATACCTAATGATTTGTTAATATGCTTAAGTATAACATTCacagtatccaaattaaacatcctgggatcctctttcacctCAGCCTCACTATCTGACTCCAAATCCCACTCCTGAGGAGAACTGAATGTTTTCAGAAGACGGCCCTGGCCTGATTTCCTCCATATCTTCTTAAACATGAATCCTGTCCCTCTTTGTCTGGGGCCTGAAAATCCTGCATCGATTtaaccatccatgaaaagaaTTGTTTGAATTGTTCAGGGGGGTCAGGCGCTTCTACCGATCAGTACAATCGTTCAGTAATCGGCCATCACACACaatttttcactttatatttcctttttcacTGCACAAGCTCCAGAGGTactgtaaacaataaaaaaaaaaaaaggagctaaGTAACCTATCCTAGAAGTACACAAAAACCTCTTGCTAAGGACTTACCTTggggtgtccttcagcttttttgggCCGGGTTTCTGATCCATAGTGCACTTGTCCAGATGGCTGCTAGGTCCTGCAGCATACAATCACCAGGCAAACACTTAGCCTCATACAATGGGCTTCAGTTGCTCCAACAAGGTGCCTGCCTTGACATCATCATAGTAAGCCTTTTAGCAGGGTAATTATCTCACCTGTCTCATCCTGACAGGTGAGTTTGGAGAGAAAATAGCGCTGCGGCATGTTTTGCGCACGCGTCCTCCAAGAGTGCATGCCTGCCGGAAGTCTCAGTTCTGAACTCACAGTGAGGAAAAGAGGCAATTGCCCCGCTGGTACTGCAcataaaaacagccagtttttagaGGAAGCCAGAaacccccactccccccccccccaacaataaTAAAAAACGCTACACTACCTGTCCTACACACGCTGAGACAGGAAAGacacagaggaagaggaggggcTGCCTTATATAGGGCGCTGGTGGGGCAAAATCTTTCCTGCTtacactagctgatcagggtattaacccattgtaagggctgccatggagtagggtaAGGTAAAGATCATTACTGACCTTAGtaagggcagtttcggtggagtggaaaACTGGATTGGATTGGGCCAAAGAGTGAGCatgaagagagaaaggaggtgagatggttgtagacaacccattcgagacgtttggaggcaaaaggaaggaggAAAATAGGGCAGTAATTAAAGAGAAAGGTAGGGACAAGAGATGGTTGTTTGGGTATAGGgaaaacaagagcatgtttaaaggaggaggaataggatgaggaggtgggcaaggtggaagcaggcctcaagagagagggagtgGAAAACATGGGAGCGATCAGGTCTGTAGGAGGTGGAGGgggtgaggaggagagaagggtgcggacttcatctgcagatactggagcaaaggaagagaagaagagtGGGCGAAAAAGTGGAAGTGAGGGTACCAGGTGAGACAAGAAGGCACTGCTGGGAGGAGATACCTTGATGTATTGACTCAATTTTAGAGGTGAAGTTGGTAACAAAGTAGACAGCAGAGAGCAAGAAGGGTagtgggaggaggggaggggactgcagggagttgaaggtggcagaAAGGTGATGGGGTTGGAGGATTAGGAGGAAATCAGAGCCTAAAAAAAAGGATTGTTTCGTGAGTGATAGGGCCGAACTGTTAGACGCGAGTATTATCTTGAAGTCAAGGAAAtaagcatgagtgcgtgactcaTCTGATCTGCACTACGGGAGTATTTTTGAAGACAGCAGATAAGTCTGGAGTGATATTGTTGAGGTGGGGACCAaagaagcttgatggtgacaacCGGGgcgagtcaagtgcagtggtaagggtGTGATTATAGAAGGAGAGAGACTCATCGGGGCAAGAATGAAAGGTGATTAGGGAGAGTAGTGagtccagggaggaggagaacgtGGTAGGTTCAATGGTGTCAAGGTTACAACTGTGAGGCTAGTCTTAGAGGATGGGGAAGGTGAGAGGGGTGGAAAGACGCTAAGAGAAAAGATGGTGGTCAGTGAGAGGGTAAGGTGAATTGATAATGTCATAGACCGTGACGAGTTGTGAAAAGACCAAATCAAGGGAGTGGACACTGCGGTGGGAGAGGAGGtgcattgagagagaccaagggaggaagagagggagagaagttgaaggatctagagataaataGATCATGGATACAggccaatttgttacagactgacctggcattccagagaccacaggatataggtagagagggaagaggagacatgtggacgaggttgctggacTGAAAAGGTGTGTATAATATTGAGCGAGGTGTACGACAGGGAGAAAGATTGGAATTGGACAAGAAATAGAACTAGAAGGGGACTCGTCAGTGGGCAGGGATGAAGGGGAGCAACAGGTGggagggaggagtggagatggggaagATATCGGGGAGGGGGTGGCAAGGATGGGAAAGTGAGAGGCAGAAGGAAGAAGTGATGCAAGGGTATACATTTCTGAGTAAAAGAGGGAGTAGGTATGTAGGAACATGCCTATTTGCATCGTTTAGATTTATGAACGGCATTTCTATTACAATGTTTATAGTATTCTTGCAACCTGCTTCATATCCATCATCTCACGGAAATTGCTTTTCTTATGCATCTATTATCTGATGTTTTAGGAGAGATTGTCTTTGTGTAAAACGATTTCAACACTCAGAACATGAGAATGttttctcacctgtatgagttctctgatgtgaaaccagacctgatttctgtgtaaaacacttcccacaataagaacatgaaaatggcttctcacctgtgtggattctatgatgtttaacaagattgcttttacatgtaaaacgtttcccacactcagaacatgggaatcTTTTCTCAGCTGTGTGGACActatgatgtttaacaagattgcCTTTACATGTAAAacgtttcccacactcagaacatgggaatcttttctcacctgtatgagttctctgatgtttaacaacactagatttaactgtaaaacatttcccacactcagaacatggaaatggtttctcacctgtatgagttctctgatgtttaacaagactggttttatctgtaaaacatttcccacactcagaacatggaaatggtttctcacctgtatgaattttctgatgttgaacaagattgcctttacatgtaaaacatttcccgcactcagaacattgaaatggtttctcacctccGTGAGTTCTCTGATGGTAAACAAGGCCAGAGATATCTCgaaagcatttcccacactcagaacatggaaatggtttctcacctgtgtggattctctgatgtgaaaccatcttatatttatatataaaacatttcccacactcagaacattgaaatggtttctcacctccgtgagttctctgatgtgtaacaaggcCAGAGCTATCTCgaaagcatttcccacactcagaacatggaaatggtctctcatctgtgtgagttctctgatgtttaacaagaagtGAGCTCTCTCgaaagcatttcccacactcagaacatggaaatggcttctcacgtgtatgagttctctgatgaTTAATGAGAACTGAtttatatgaaaaacattttccacattcagaacatgaaaatattttatcGCCACTATGAGTTGTACTAGGTGTAGCAATATCTGagttattaaaaaaacatgcctCATGATTAGGGGGATCAGATGATATATGTGCACTGTGAAGTAATTGATGCATATTTGGAGTAATGGGTTTTCCTACTGGAAAATCATTTATGATGTTGTTATCTTCTTTTTTATATCCTGGAAACAAAATGAGATCTCCCTCTGAGGTATTCCGGATTTTGtgtccatctgctggaaataaagTAGATGTATGGAAATTAGACATTGAGCAGCAAATTTTATACATTTAGTGAGTTCAATTTGTTTGATTGTTTAATTTCTACTTGCAAACAAGAACACTTCTTTACAAAtctaaatgtacaaatgtgatgataccaggatgttagtgtAGGACCCCAGAGGAAAATCTTGGTATATATAGAGATCACACAGGCAAataaaaggtgtggatacaactgTACCTTTGTTACAGATAACTGCAAACAGTAACTTATCAAACAGTACTTTAAATAACATCCAGTGCTCACCAAACTTCAGCCgtcacccagtaacaccccagtgttcaaaAACCGGAAATCATTTATAAAGAAAatgggttttctttaccagtccaagttaatGGGAAATGATGATGTCTGTGATTAATAAATCAGGCAGAGCAAACAAACCCaagaaaagcttgtaatccaaacCATCACAATACTGCCAGGGAAAAATCCTCAGCACACTGAGAGGAGCTGCGACTCCAACACCAAAAGTGTTTAGAAGCAAATAACACACACTGAGGTCTGTCCTGCAGGTCTTTTTAAAGGGAGAAAATTTCCCACAATGGAAAGCTCACCCCCTAAGGGGCTGGAGATGGGAGGAGAGAGCTGTCATCCCCTCATGGTTTttcctcctgctgttttggagccTAGGGGGTATTTTAACTAAACTGCAATCTTGATAAAGATAATGCCTATAGCAGCCAGCTAGATtctagtcattttgtagaatgtagaaaataaatgataactagaatctgattggttgctataggcaacatcaccactttttcaaacccgcaatttagtaaatatacccctaggagtctaACACAGTCCAGGGAGAACAATACCTACTCAACCAGTTGTTGACTGACTTAATCCTGGTTAAATAacagagcctccctgttttaacccctccTAGGCATaggcatttgtgatgtcagagggtctCCAGAGGCCGCTGGCTTCTTGTTTGTAAGAGGGGGTGATGCCTTGGTTACGAAAaagtacatccaccatgttgtaatccgatgtgatgttcaaatgcataaatgtaacccacctggctttatttaagaatagtaTGGATAAACTTAATCCCATCCGGATAGGTTTTTATTCAGTTAAATTGTGTAAAAAATTAGGGTAATAACTTAAAATAACTCAATGTTCAACTAAACACAATCATCTTATCATCCTAAgagtttaaaatgacagatggggaagaTGATGACTGTCAGACCCATGTTGTCACTATCATACAGcaattatacatataaaacattggCTTAAAATATAACACATTACCAAGCACATTGCATAGACCCAGacacagggggaggcagattgCACAGTCACAGATGACAAAGCAGAGTTTGGTGTGTAATATTTCCCAAGCACACACATGGACCAACCCCTATCATAGGACAGGGAGCCTCATTATCCAGTGACATTGTCCAACCACAATGCTCATACagacactgcccacacacaaacaTTGGAGCTTTGGTAGTATAGTAGATATGGATTAAATAAACACCACATCCTATGCATTGTTCTAGACTAATCGAAGTTCTCCAAGTGGACATATAGGTAGCAAAACGAGTGAAGCAGTCTCTATCTGTCCCTATAATCAACATCAGGCAGCAAAGACCTGTGGCCAAAGTAATGCTACTAAGTTAGACTGAAGCCTCTGTGTAGACAAGCACTGAGAGGGAAGTAGAGCAGCTTGACAGAGCAATACAGCACAGTAGGAAATAGCAACACGGAATGATGAAGGCACAGAGCGGAGGAGAGCATTAGGACTGAGTAGGAGAATGGAGCAGGGCACAGACGAGCAACAGTAAAAAGTGGAAGAAAGTGAAAGGGAAGAGAAAGATACAGAGACAGGTCAGAAGATGAAgagcaacagtacaaagcaccaACCACAGAGATTTGCAGGGAGCTATGGTTCAATGATGGGTGATTATAGTTCTGTGACTGCAGGAAGGTAGAGTGTGTGTGAAGTGTGTGTTGTGATTGGATGTCTGCAGGAAAT
The nucleotide sequence above comes from Mixophyes fleayi isolate aMixFle1 chromosome 6, aMixFle1.hap1, whole genome shotgun sequence. Encoded proteins:
- the LOC142160637 gene encoding uncharacterized protein LOC142160637; translation: MICRDVNLANIKVEDIEGEEETYVRGDQQEIPTDIRTDGSSNRNIPERCPRPLYSQDCTEENPRIPQECQLDVLTDIKVENIKAEEEMNVRGDQQCKEEEIPTDISTADGHKIRNTSEGDLILFPGYKKEDNNIINDFPVGKPITPNMHQLLHSAHISSDPPNHEACFFNNSDIATPSTTHSGDKIFSCSECGKCFSYKSVLINHQRTHTREKPFPCSECGKCFRESSLLVKHQRTHTDERPFPCSECGKCFRDSSGLVTHQRTHGGEKPFQCSECGKCFIYKYKMVSHQRIHTGEKPFPCSECGKCFRDISGLVYHQRTHGGEKPFQCSECGKCFTCKGNLVQHQKIHTGEKPFPCSECGKCFTDKTSLVKHQRTHTGEKPFPCSECGKCFTVKSSVVKHQRTHTGEKRFPCSECGKRFTCKGNLVKHHSVHTAEKRFPCSECGKRFTCKSNLVKHHRIHTGEKPFSCSYCGKCFTQKSGLVSHQRTHTGEKTFSCSEC